From Pseudomonadota bacterium, one genomic window encodes:
- a CDS encoding SDR family oxidoreductase, translating into MRELENTSVVITGASRGIGESAAYTFAEAGARVVLLARDVAACNRTRDAIEASGGTALALACDVADYGQVQQALSEAHSRCGSLDVLINNAGVIDPIACLDTVDPAAWSHAVDINLKGVFNGVHIALPMMLAQGGGRILNVSSGAAQHALPGWSHYCAAKAGSAMLTRCVHAEFGDQGITVMGLSPGTVATDMQVKIKASGINAVSQLDPSVHIDPSWPAKALVWMCGEDASAFAGEEISLRDATIRAKLGLS; encoded by the coding sequence AATCCGCCGCGTACACTTTCGCCGAGGCCGGTGCGCGCGTGGTGTTGCTCGCGCGTGACGTCGCCGCCTGCAATCGAACGCGCGACGCCATCGAGGCCTCGGGCGGAACCGCCTTGGCATTGGCGTGCGACGTTGCCGACTACGGCCAGGTGCAGCAGGCACTCTCCGAGGCGCACAGCCGGTGCGGCAGTCTGGATGTGCTGATCAACAATGCCGGTGTGATCGACCCGATCGCCTGCCTCGACACGGTCGATCCGGCGGCGTGGTCACACGCGGTCGACATCAACCTCAAAGGGGTGTTCAACGGCGTGCACATCGCGCTGCCAATGATGCTGGCCCAGGGCGGCGGCCGGATCCTCAACGTCAGCTCGGGTGCCGCACAGCACGCATTGCCCGGCTGGAGCCACTACTGCGCAGCGAAGGCCGGCAGCGCCATGCTCACCCGCTGTGTGCACGCCGAGTTCGGCGATCAGGGCATCACCGTCATGGGCCTGAGTCCCGGTACCGTCGCCACGGACATGCAGGTCAAGATCAAGGCGTCGGGCATCAACGCGGTCAGCCAACTCGACCCGAGTGTGCACATCGACCCCAGTTGGCCTGCAAAGGCCCTGGTCTGGATGTGCGGCGAAGACGCCTCGGCCTTCGCAGGAGAAGAGATTTCGCTGCGTGATGCGACCATCCGGGCCAAGCTGGGCCTGAGCTGA
- a CDS encoding DUF368 domain-containing protein, which translates to MPPFASLFLKGLAMGAANVVPGVSGGTVALVTGIYERLINALRRCDLQALKLLFAGDLKRLWAHVDGGFLAAISLGVAASIFSLAKLLEFLLDRHETLTMAFFFGLIAVSVVSVGRTVRHWTTPSRVALAVGAATAVGIALLAPAGENTGFVYLVLCGVVAICSMILPGLSGSFVLIIMGNYALVLGAVGRLDLAILLPVALGCVVGLLAFSHVLGWVYTRFHDQTVALMTGFIVGSLVVIWPFKTALTTWVERAGKPAKEVVIGYQWHWPDASLATGLAAGAALAGALGLVWVERVATRP; encoded by the coding sequence ATGCCACCGTTTGCCTCCCTTTTTCTCAAAGGCCTCGCAATGGGCGCCGCCAACGTGGTGCCCGGCGTGTCCGGCGGCACCGTGGCGCTCGTCACCGGGATCTACGAACGCCTGATCAACGCGCTGCGGCGCTGTGATCTGCAGGCGCTGAAACTGCTGTTCGCCGGTGACCTCAAGCGCCTCTGGGCGCACGTCGATGGCGGCTTTCTCGCGGCGATCAGCCTCGGCGTCGCCGCGAGCATCTTCTCGCTCGCCAAACTGCTGGAGTTTCTGCTGGACCGGCACGAGACGCTGACCATGGCCTTTTTCTTCGGCCTGATTGCGGTGTCGGTCGTCTCGGTCGGACGCACCGTGCGCCACTGGACCACCCCGAGCCGGGTGGCGTTGGCCGTCGGTGCCGCGACGGCGGTCGGCATCGCGCTGCTCGCACCGGCTGGCGAGAACACCGGTTTCGTCTACCTCGTGCTCTGCGGTGTCGTGGCCATCTGCAGCATGATCCTGCCCGGGCTGTCAGGCTCTTTCGTGCTGATCATCATGGGCAACTACGCCCTGGTGCTGGGCGCGGTAGGCCGACTGGACCTCGCCATCCTGCTGCCGGTTGCGCTCGGCTGCGTGGTTGGCCTGCTGGCGTTCTCGCACGTGCTCGGCTGGGTGTATACCCGCTTCCACGACCAGACCGTGGCACTGATGACCGGCTTCATCGTCGGCTCGCTGGTGGTGATCTGGCCGTTCAAGACCGCCCTCACGACGTGGGTCGAGCGGGCGGGCAAACCCGCCAAGGAAGTGGTGATCGGCTACCAGTGGCACTGGCCCGACGCGTCGCTCGCAACCGGGCTCGCGGCCGGCGCTGCACTTGCAGGCGCCCTGGGGCTGGTGTGGGTTGAACGCGTGGCGACACGCCCCTGA